The DNA sequence CTGGTCGGTTGAGCCGCCGCAAGACGAGCCATGTCGCACCCTTTGTCTTTACCGGCGTGCAGATCCTTTCGCCCAGCCTGCTCGTCGATCCGCCGTCGGATGTATTTTCGACCAATATCTTCTGGAACCGCGCTATCGAAGCGGGGCGCCTCTACGGCGTTTCGCATCAGGGTCTCTGGTTCGACGTCGGCACACCGCGCGCCATTCCTTTTGTGGAATCGATGCTCGCCTATGGGTGACCGCACCCGGCCAGCCTTGTTCAATATCCCCGCGCACCGCGCCTTTTCCGACGCCTTGGCAGCGGGCATAGTCGCGCAGCATGGCGGCGATCTCATGGCGCTGGCGCAGGGCATGATCCTGCTGCCCACCAATCGCGCGATCCGCGCCGTCAGCGACGCTTTCGTCCGTCGGTCAGGCGGAGGCCTGCTTCTTCCCCGATTGGTCGCGATCGGCGATCCCGATCTTGGCGAACAGGCGGGCGGCGCGCTTGATCCTCTTGCGGAGGGAGAGGCCATTCCCCCGGCCATCGCGCCCATGCGCCGCCAGATGATCTTGGCCCGCATGGTTCAGCAGGCATCCGGCCAACCAATGGACGCCGCGCAGGCGATCAAGCTCGGTCAGGCGCTTGGCACAGTGCTCGACCAGATGCAGGTGGAGCGGGTTCCCATCACCGCGCTTTCCGAACTCACGCTGTCGGATGAACTGTCGGGCCATTGGCAAAGATCGCTCGATCTATTCTCCATCCTCATTCGCCGCTGGCCCGAGGAATTGGCACGGCTTGGCCTCATTGACCTGGCCGACCGCCGCAATCGCCTGTTCGATCGTCTCGCCACACGTTGGGCCTCAGAGCCGCCGTCCGGTTTCGTCATCGCCGCTGGCATAGCCACGACCGCTCCGGCGGTTGCGGGTCTGCTTCGAAGGATTGCCGTTCTGCCACGCGGCAGCGTCGTTTTCGCTGGCCTCGACCATGAAATGGACGAAGCCGCATGGGACGCCATCGGTCCCTTCGCGCCGGACCCTATCACCGGCCGCGCACCACCCGCCCATGAAACCCATCCCCAATATGCCCTCAAGCGGTTGCTCAACGGAATGAGCGCCACCCGCGATGACGTGGCACTTTGGCGCTGGGGCAGCGAGCATGATGCACGCGCCGTCCGCAGCCGCAACATCTCCAACGCGATGCTCCCCCCGCGCCTGACCAGCCGTTGGCGCGATCTGAAAACCGCCGACCGCTCTCTCACAGGGGTAGAGGCGCTTGAGGTGGCAACGCCGGGTGAGGAAGCGCAGGCGATCGCGATCGCCCTACGTGAGGCGGTGGAAACGCAGGGCCGCACCGCCGCGCTGGTTACGCCCGACCGCCAGCTTGCCACGCGCGTGTCGGCGCATCTCACGCGATGGGGGATCGCGGCCGATGATTCCGCTGGTCTGCCCCTGTCTCGCCTGCCGCCCGGCACCTTGCTCATTGCGCTCGCCCAGGCGGTGGCAGAACGCTTCGCGCCCGTCGCGCTGCTGACCCTGCTCAAACATCCGCTGGTCATGCGCGGTGAAGGGCGGCTTCCTTGGCTGGAGGGTGTGCGTGATCTTGATCTATTACTACGCGGCCCGCGTCCTCCTGCGGGCCTTCAAGGGATCGATCTGCTCCTGACCGAACGCGAAGGAGAGGATCGCCAGCAGGCGCTGCGAACCCAGACACGGCAATGGTGGTCGCAGGCGCGCGCGCTGCTCGAACCGCTGGAGCAAGCCTGCGCAGCCGCCCCGACCTTCGCCGCGCAACTGGCGGCCCTCCGCGAACAAGCCGGAGCATTGACCGGCGATGCCATATGGTCAGGTGTCCAGGGCCACGCCGCCGCCGATCTGTTCGCGGAGTTGGAACAGGCGGCCCCCGAAGGCCCTCAACAGTCTGACATCCGCTCCCTCCCGACTCTGCTGGACCATATACTAGGCGGCGTTTCAGTGCGCCCGGTTCAGGGCGGCCATCCGCGCATCGCCATATTGGGTCTGATCGAGGCCCAGTTGGTTCAGGCCGACCTCATGATCCTTGGCGGCCTTAACGAAGGCACATGGCCCGGCCTGCCGTCACCCGATCCCTGGCTTGCTCCACGCATCCGAAGGGAACTCGGTCTTCCGGGCCTCGAAACCCGCATCGGCCGCGCCGCGCATGACTTTGCCAGCGCATTGGGCGCTCCCCACGTCCTTATCACCCGCGCCAGAAGGGGATCGGGCGGCCCCGCCATAGCCTCCCGCTTCTGGTTGCGCCTCAAGGCCATGGCGGGTCCACAATGGAAGAGCGCGGATCGTTACGCCGCGCTGGCGCAGGCACTCGACCGCCCAGCGCGGCACCAGCCCAGCCGCCGTCCCGCGCCAGTGCCACCCGCCTCCGTCCGCCCGAAACTGATCCCCGTCACCGATGTGGACCGCCTAAAGGCTGACCCTTTCGCCTTCTACGCCAAGCGGATATTGCGCCTCAATCGCCTCGACCCGGTCGATGCCGACGCTGGCCCCGCATGGCGCGGTACAGCTGTCCATGAAATACTCCAGCATTGGGCGGAGGCCGGACGGCGCGATCCCGCCGATCTGGAAGCCCGCGCCCGCGCGATGTTCGACCGGCCCGATGTGCACCCGTTGCTGAAAGCGCTCTGGCAACCACGTTTGATCGAGGCCATCCGCTGGATTGCTGCCGAGGTGACCGCCGATCAGGCAGCAGGCCGCTCCATCCTGGCGGTGGAGACGGACGGCCGTGCGGAGATCGCTGGCGTGACCCTTACCGGCAAGGCTGACCGCATCGATCGGATGCCGGACGGATCGCTAGCCATAGTCGATTACAAGACCGGCAAACCACCCAGCGCCAAGCAGGTCAAGGCAGGCTATTCCCTCCAATTGGGGCTACTAGGCCTCATCGCCGAACAGGGTGGCTTCCCGGCCATCGGCGGCGCCAGCACCGCAGGATGCTTCGAATATTGGTCCCTGGCCAAGAAGAACGACGCCTTCGGCTATCGCGAAAGCCCGGTCGATCCGATGGGCAAGCGCGACAAGATCGTGACCTCGTCTTTCACCGCGCTCGTCCACGAATGGTTCGAGAAAATCGCCGGGGATTATCTGACGGGTAATGCTCCCTTCGACGCGCAAGTAAATCCCGAAGTCGCAAACTATGGCGACTATGACCAGCTGATGCGGCTGGAGGAATGGTATGGCCGCGACGATGTCTAGAAAGACCTCGGCCCTTCAACCCCTCGCGGGATCGCAGGCGCGCGCTGCGTCGCCTGACGCCCATGTGTGGCTGTCGGCTTCGGCGGGCACTGGCAAGACGCATGTGCTGACCGCTCGCGTGTTCCGCCTGCTGTTACAGGGCGTGCGGCCCGAAAATATCCTGTGCCTCACCTTCACCAAAGCAGGCGCGGCGGAAATGGCTGACCGCATCCATGATCGCCTCGCCGCCTGGGTCCAGATGGAGGAAGGCGAACTGTTCGAGGATCTGGAGGCGCTGCACGAGGATAGCGGGCCGGAAGCCCGCGACCGCGCCCGCCGCCTCTTTGCCGAGGTGCTGGAATCCACCGGCGGCGGCCTTCGCATCCAGACCATCCACGGCTTTTGCCAGCAACTGCTGACCGCTTTCCCGCTGGAAGCCGATCTGCCCCCCGGCTTCCGCCCGCTCGACCAGCGCGAGCAGGCCGCGCTCGCCCGCCAGACCCTGGCCGATCTTGCCGTCCGCGCGCAGGATCAGGGCGACGACCGGCTCATGGAAGCGCTTCAGGCGATCAGCCTACGTCTGGGGGAGGGGGGCGCCGAACAATTCCTCCTGCGCTGCGCCGCAAATCTTCCCGCGCTGGAGCAATTGCCTGAAGACATCGCCGCCTCGCTCTATCGCGAACTCGGCCTTCCCGAAGGTGACGTCGTCGCTCACCTCGCCAGCCAGTGCGACGACGCACAGTTCGACATGCGAACCCTCGCCTGGATTGCTCAGGCCAATGCCGATTGGGGCACCAGCCGCGCCCTGGAGCGCTGTGACCGAATAGCCCGGTGGAGGGCTCTAAATCCCCGCGACCGCGCGGAGGCTTTGAACGATCTGCACGCCGCTTGGGCGAAGAAGGACGGCGACCTCATCTCGACCAAGGGCTGGGTTCCCCCAGTCGATGGCTATGGAGAGGCCAGCGCGCGCCTCCACTCCCGTTGCGCCGAGCTTCTTAACCTCAAGGCGCTCGCCGCCTATGCGGACCTGCTCGCCGAAGGGCTGCATGCAGGCCGCGCTTATGCCCGCGCCTATCAAGAAGCGAAGCAGCTCGCCGGTGCCGTGGATTTCAACGACCTCATCGCCCGCACCGCCGATCTTCTGTCCCAACCCGGCATCGCCGACTGGATTCGCTACAAGCTCGATCAGCGTATCGACCACATCATGGTCGATGAAGCGCAGGACACGAACGTCAGCCAGTGGCAGATTGTCGGCGCGCTCGCGGCCGAATTTTTCGCAGGGGAGGGCGCCAAGGGTGATCGCGTCCGCACCATCTTCACCGTCGGCGACTTCAAGCAGGCGATCTTCGGCTTCCAGGGCACCAGCCCTCAGGCGTTCGCGGCTGCGCAGATAGCTTTCCAGCGCCATGCGGAAGATGCCGACCATATCTTCCACGACCTGTCGCTCGAACGCAGCTTCCGTTCCACGCCCGCCGTGCTCGATGTCGTAGACCAAACGATCGCGACCTTGAGCGCCGAGCGACTGGGCCTGCTCTCCGGAAATGTCCAGCATATCAGCGCCAACCGCTTCCCCGGCGAAGTCCTGCTGTGGAAACCCACGATCGCTGGCCTGTCAGAAGACGCAGAAGGCGAGGAGGATTGGGCCGCCGATCAGGAGCGCCTGCTCGCCCAGAATATCGCGCGGCAAATCCGCCAGTGGATCGATGACGGCATGATGCTCGAAAGCCGTGGCCGCCCTGTCACGGCAGGCGACATCATGATCCTCGTCCGCCGTCGCAGCGAACTAGCCCGCCTGATCGTCGCCCGCCTCTATGAGGAAGGCGTCGCCGTCGCAGGCATCGACCGCCTCCGCCTCAATGCACCGCTTGCCGTGCGCGACCTCCTTGCCGCGCTCCGTTTCGCGGTGCAGCCGGAGGATGATCTCAACCTCGCCTCGCTGCTGGTATCGCCGCTGATTGGCTGGTCGCAGGATGACCTCATGGCCCGCGCCATGAACCGCCGCGTTGGACTCTGGCAGCATCTCACCCGCACCCAGAACGATGAGCTGCTCGCCCCTCTTCGCGCCCTGCTGAACCGCGCGGACCTGACCACGCCCTATCGCTATCTCGAATCGATCCTGTCCGGCCCGATGGAGGGGCGCCGCCGCCTCATCGAACGGCTCGGCATCGAAGCCGCCGATCCGATCGAGGAACTGCTCAACGCCGCCCTTGCCTTCGAGACGGACGATCACCCCTCCTTGCAGCGTTTCGTGGACTGGTTCGACCGGGGTGAGGTGGAGATAGTCCGCGATGCCGCCGCGCAGGGGGATTCGCTCCGACTTCTTACCGTACACGGCGCAAAGGGTTTGCAGGCGCCTGTCGTCATCTTGGCCGACGCCTGCCTCGATCCCGATGCCGGGACGCGCAGCGATTCCCTCGAATGGAACGGCCTGCCCATTCTCGCCCCCCGAAAGTCCGAGCGTCTGGGTCCCATCGGGCAAGTTCTGGAGGAAGCCCGCGCCGCCGAGCGAGAGGAGCATTGGCGGTTGCTATACGTCGCGCTGACCCGTGCCGAGGAAAGGCTGGTCGTCACCGGCTCGCTAGGCCCCCGCGCCCGCGGCATGCCACAACCCGAAAGCTGGTTCACGGCGGTCGAGAACGCCCTGATCGCCCTTGGCGCGGAATGGGAGGACGATCATTTGTGGGGCGCGCGGCGGCGTTGGCTGGGCGCGGAAACCCTGCCTCCGCGTGCCCTGCAAAAGGCCGCTGCCGTTGAAGCGGCGTCGCATGCGGAACCCGACTGGCTGCGTCAGCCCGCGCCAGAGGAAGCACGCCCACCCCGACCCCTCGCGCCCTCGGCCCCGGTGGAGGATGACGTGCCCTATCCCCCGCCCACGCCTGCCATGCGGGCGGCGAGCGAGCGCGGGCGCTGGCTGCACGCCTTGTTTGAACGGTTGCCGGATGTTTCGCCCGAGCAACGCCGCGAACGCGCGGATCGCTGGCTCGAACAACAGGGCGCGGCGGACGCGTCATTGCGCCATGACGTCATCGCGCAGGCTCTTCGCGTAATCGAGGACAGCGACTTCGCTGCGCTCTTCGCGCCCGGCGCCCTTGCCGAGGCGCCCGTCGCTGCTGTGGTCGGCGACATGGTGGTCTCCGGCACCGTGGATCGGCTATGCATCGGCCCCGATCGCGTGCAGGTCGTTGATTTCAAGACGGGCCGCATAGCGCCGCTCAGCGTGGAGGAAGTCCCCGCCGCCCATGTCCGCCAGATGGCAGCCTACGCCGCCGCGCTTCAGGTCATCTTCCCCGACCGGCGGATAGAAGCCGCGCTGCTCTACACCAGCGCCCCGCGCCTCATAACGCTTCCGCACGATCTTCTCGCGGCGCACAAGCCGGGCTTTCCCCCCGCGCAGGAGAATTTGCCGCTTTCACCCGTTGAGACGGACGCGTCACCGTCCTAGATATCCGCCCAACTGAAGGAGAAATATAACATGGCTACCAAGGCAGTCACCGACACCAGCTTCCAGGCGGACGTGATCGACGCAGACAAGCCCGTGCTTGTCGATTTCTGGGCGGAATGGTGCGGCCCCTGCAAGATGATTGGCCCGGCCCTGGAAGAAATCTCCGAGGAGCTGGCGGACCAGGTCATCATCGCCAAGATCAACATCGACGAAAATCCCGATGCACCCGGCAAATATGGCGTGCGCGGCATCCCGACGATGATCCTGTTCAAAAATGGCGAAGCAGCCGCCACGAAAGTCGGCGCTGCTCCCAAGAGCGCGCTAAAAGGCTGGATCGAAAGCGTTCTCTGATTAATTCCTACTCCCTCTCCCCTTCAGGGGAGAGGGCCGGGGAGAGGGGAACGCGCAACGTCGCCATCGAAACAGTCCCCAAGCCTCAACGAAACAACACCTCCGCCGCCGCCTCCCACAACCGCGGCGACGAAGCCCCCAACAACCCACGCCGCAAATCGCCCACCACATAAGGCGACCCATCCAACCGCTGACAACACCCGCCAGCCTCATTCAGAAACAGCGTCCCGGCGGCATGGTCCCACGGCAATGTCCGCGCAAAGACCGAAACATCATTCTGCCCCAGCACTAGCCGGGGATATTGCTCCGCCGCACAGCGCGGGATGTCCACAAGCGTAAACACCCCTTCCGCCCGCCGTTGAATATCGGCTCGCTCGTCCGGCGTCATGAAATAAACCGCCAGCGCCGCTATCGGCAACGGATCACCGCTCTCCCGTGCCTGGACCTGCTGGCCATCGATATAACTGCCAGCACCTAGCGTGGCGTGACACAAACGCCCGGTAAGCGGGTCCAATATCCATCCCGCCAATGTCGTACCGGCATCCGCTAACGCGATCATGATGCCGAAAGGCGGGCGCCCAGCGGCGAAATTACCTGTCCCGTCGATAGGGTCGATGATCCAGTTGAGCCCGTCGCCGGCCCGATCCAATATCGCCGGGTCCGCCTCACAGGCTTCCTCACCGATGATGCCTGCCTCGGGCAAAATGCGGCTCAGCCCTTCGGCCAGTCTGATCTCGCTTTCCTTGTCGGCAACGGTGACGAAGTCATCGATGGCCTTCTCGCTGATCTCGTCGGCGCGCAAATTCTGGAAGCGCGGCATCACGATGTCCCGCGCTACCTCCCGCATTAATGCGACGACATCATCATTCAGCTCAATCGGCATCAGCTACGGTAATCCGCGTTGATCGAAATATATCCGTGCGTCAGATCGCAGGTCCAGACCGTCGCACGGCCCTCGCCAAGGCCAAGGTCCACGCCGATCTGAATATCCTGCCCCTTGAGGTGCGCGGCAACCGGCGCTTCGTCATATCCCTCTACGGCAAGCCCACCCGATGCCACCTGCGTCACGCCGAACCGGATGGACAGCTTGTCGCGATCCGCTGGCTCGCCCGCCTTGCCCACGGCCATGACGACGCGGCCCCAATTGGCGTCCTCGCCCGCGATCGCCGTCTTTACGAGCGGCGAGTTGGCGATGGACAGTGCGATCCGGTGCGCGCTCGCATCGCTCTCCGCGCCTTCGACGCTGATCTCGATGAACTTCGACGCGCCCTCGCCATCGCGCACCACCAGATGCGCCAGTTGCAGGCAAAGGTCGCTCAGCGCCGCCTGAAAAGCATCCGCCCCAGCATCGTCCATCGACGCCAACGGGGCGTTGCCTGCCTTCCCCGTAGCAAAGGCCAGAACCGTATCGCTGGTCGAAGTATCGCTGTCCACCGTGATGCAGGAGAAAGTCCGCCGGTTCGCCGCCGACAGCATCTGCTGCAATAGCTTCGGCTCGATCACCGCATCGGTAAAGATATAGCCGAGCATCGTCGCCATATCCGGCGCGATCATGCCTGATCCCTTGATGATCCCCACCAGCTCAACGCGTGTCCCGCCGATCATCGCGCTGGTGCGCGCACCCTTGGCATAGGTGTCGGTCGTCCCGATCGTATTCGCCGCCTCTTCCCACTCGCAAGGCACGGCGGAGAAGGCTGCCTCCAGCCCAGCCTCAGCCTTGTCCACCGGCAAGGGAACACCGATCACCCCAGTGGAAGATACGAACACATCCGAAGGCAGGCACCCAAGATGATTGGCGACCTTAGCCGCGATCGCCTCGACCGCAGCCCGCCCGCGATGGCCGGTAAAGGCGTTGGCGTTCCCCGCATTCACCACCAACGCCCGCGCCGACCCGAGCGGAATGGCGTCCCGGCACCACTCAACCTCGGGGGAGGGGCACTTGCTCTGCGTCGTGACGCCAGCAACCGCCGTACCCTCGGCCAGCTCGACATAGGTCAGATCGCAGCGATCCCAATTCTTGTACCGCGCCCTGGCAACGCGCGCGGTGACGCCCGAAATGGCGGGAAGTTCAGGAAAGGCTGCGGGGGCGAGGGGAGAGCGCTGTGTCATGCGCGCGGATTAGCGCATATCATCCGTCCGTCAATCATTGCCTCGATCGAAGCGTTCAGGCCGCTCATCAATTGACTATCCCACAGCCAAACCCTAAATCGCCGCGCATATCCGTGTGCGTTGCCTTAAAAGGGCGCGCGCTCCCCTTTTGTCAGGAACTTGCATGTTCGGCGCACTCGCCAAGTCCATCTTCGGATCGTCCAACGAACGTTACGTAAAGTCGCTGGGCAAGATCGTCGAGCGCATCGCATCTTTCGAACCCGCCATTTCGGCGATGAGCGACGAGGAACTGACGGCCCAGACGGCGCGATTCCGGGAACGCCTGACGCAGGGTGAGACCCTCGATGACCTGCTTCCCGAAGCCTTCGCCACTGTCCGGGAAGCTGCAAAGCGAACCCTGGGCCAGCGCCACTATGACGTACAGATGGTCGGTGGCATCGTCCTCCACCGCGGCGAAATCGCCGAAATGCGCACGGGTGAGGGCAAGACGCTGGTCGCGACGCTCGCCACCTATCTGAACGCGCTGGAAGGGAAGGGCGTCCACGTCGTTACCGTCAACGATTATCTCGCCAGCCGCGACTGCGAATGGATGGGCCAAGTCTATCGTTTCCTCGGCCTCACCACCGGCGTGATCGTGCCGAACCTCAGCGAAGATCAGCGGCGCGAGGCATATAACGCCGACATCACCTACGCGACGAACAACGAACTCGGCTTCGACTATCTGCGCGATAATATGAAGTACGACCGCGCATCGATGGTGCAGCGGCCCTTCAACTTCGCCATCGTCGACGAGGTGGATTCGATCCTGATCGACGAAGCGCGCACCCCGCTGATCATCTCGGGTCCGACCGATGACAAGTCGGAACTCTATGTCGCCGTCGATGCTATCGTGAAGCAGCTGGACGAAGCCGATTATGAGAAGGACGAGAAGCAGCGCACCGTCACCCTGACCGAGGACGGCACGGAAAAGATCGAGCGTCTGCTGGAAGATGCTGGCCTGCTGGAGGGCGCCAACCTCTACGATTTCGAAAACACCGCCGTTGTTCACCACGTCAACCAGGCGCTGCGCGCTGTCGTGATGTTCCGCCGCGACATCGATTACATCGTGAAAGACGGTAAGGTCATTATCATCGATGAGTTCACCGGCCGTATGATGGACGGCCGCCGCTGGTCGGATGGCTTGCACCAGGCGGTGGAAGCCAAGGAAGGCGTGAATATCGAGCCGGAAAACCAGACGCTCGCCTCCATCACGTTCCAGAATTTTTTCCGCATGTACCCCAAGCTCGGCGGCATGACCGGCACGGCGGCGACCGAAGCGACCGAATTCTACGAAATCTACAAGATGAACGTCGTCACCATCCCGACCAACCGGCCGGTGCAACGTGTCGATGAAGAAGACAGTTTCTACAAGAATCTGGAAGACAAGTTCCGCGGCATCGCCAAGACGATCAAGGTCCATGCCGAAAAGGGCCAGCCTGTCCTCGTCGGCACGGTGTCGATCGAAAAGTCGGAAATGCTGTCCGAATTTCTCAATCAGGAAGGGGTCAAGCA is a window from the Sphingobium sp. Cam5-1 genome containing:
- the argJ gene encoding bifunctional glutamate N-acetyltransferase/amino-acid acetyltransferase ArgJ, whose protein sequence is MTQRSPLAPAAFPELPAISGVTARVARARYKNWDRCDLTYVELAEGTAVAGVTTQSKCPSPEVEWCRDAIPLGSARALVVNAGNANAFTGHRGRAAVEAIAAKVANHLGCLPSDVFVSSTGVIGVPLPVDKAEAGLEAAFSAVPCEWEEAANTIGTTDTYAKGARTSAMIGGTRVELVGIIKGSGMIAPDMATMLGYIFTDAVIEPKLLQQMLSAANRRTFSCITVDSDTSTSDTVLAFATGKAGNAPLASMDDAGADAFQAALSDLCLQLAHLVVRDGEGASKFIEISVEGAESDASAHRIALSIANSPLVKTAIAGEDANWGRVVMAVGKAGEPADRDKLSIRFGVTQVASGGLAVEGYDEAPVAAHLKGQDIQIGVDLGLGEGRATVWTCDLTHGYISINADYRS
- the secA gene encoding preprotein translocase subunit SecA, with protein sequence MFGALAKSIFGSSNERYVKSLGKIVERIASFEPAISAMSDEELTAQTARFRERLTQGETLDDLLPEAFATVREAAKRTLGQRHYDVQMVGGIVLHRGEIAEMRTGEGKTLVATLATYLNALEGKGVHVVTVNDYLASRDCEWMGQVYRFLGLTTGVIVPNLSEDQRREAYNADITYATNNELGFDYLRDNMKYDRASMVQRPFNFAIVDEVDSILIDEARTPLIISGPTDDKSELYVAVDAIVKQLDEADYEKDEKQRTVTLTEDGTEKIERLLEDAGLLEGANLYDFENTAVVHHVNQALRAVVMFRRDIDYIVKDGKVIIIDEFTGRMMDGRRWSDGLHQAVEAKEGVNIEPENQTLASITFQNFFRMYPKLGGMTGTAATEATEFYEIYKMNVVTIPTNRPVQRVDEEDSFYKNLEDKFRGIAKTIKVHAEKGQPVLVGTVSIEKSEMLSEFLNQEGVKHAVLNARFHESEAHIVAQAGRKGAVTIATNMAGRGTDIKLGGNLEMRVEDELRDMPEGPEREAAIARIDAEIEAEKAEVLAAGGLFVLATERHESRRIDNQLRGRSGRQGDPGLSRFYLSLDDDLMRIFGPDTMFAKMIRSNLEDGEALPPSKWLSKAIETAQRKVEARNYDIRKQVVEYDDVMNDQRKVIYEQRADIMDADTVDDVVTDMRHETVNDLVGASCPPGTYPEQWDIDRLKARTAEILGLEPDFDAWLAEDAVDPELIEERLKALADEAVAEKIGGIDPENWHMIEKSILLQSLDHHWKEHLSTLDALRQVVHLRAYAQKTPINEYKQEAFALFERMLSNIREDVTGSIARVQFRMEEPLPEFDLPVLPDFITTHIDPFSGEDNSGDIDAGQLGSITTTLPRPPVGNAQPGEFTNLNISRNAPCPCGSGQKYKHCHGALA
- the trxA gene encoding thioredoxin TrxA, giving the protein MATKAVTDTSFQADVIDADKPVLVDFWAEWCGPCKMIGPALEEISEELADQVIIAKINIDENPDAPGKYGVRGIPTMILFKNGEAAATKVGAAPKSALKGWIESVL
- the addB gene encoding double-strand break repair protein AddB, with amino-acid sequence MGDRTRPALFNIPAHRAFSDALAAGIVAQHGGDLMALAQGMILLPTNRAIRAVSDAFVRRSGGGLLLPRLVAIGDPDLGEQAGGALDPLAEGEAIPPAIAPMRRQMILARMVQQASGQPMDAAQAIKLGQALGTVLDQMQVERVPITALSELTLSDELSGHWQRSLDLFSILIRRWPEELARLGLIDLADRRNRLFDRLATRWASEPPSGFVIAAGIATTAPAVAGLLRRIAVLPRGSVVFAGLDHEMDEAAWDAIGPFAPDPITGRAPPAHETHPQYALKRLLNGMSATRDDVALWRWGSEHDARAVRSRNISNAMLPPRLTSRWRDLKTADRSLTGVEALEVATPGEEAQAIAIALREAVETQGRTAALVTPDRQLATRVSAHLTRWGIAADDSAGLPLSRLPPGTLLIALAQAVAERFAPVALLTLLKHPLVMRGEGRLPWLEGVRDLDLLLRGPRPPAGLQGIDLLLTEREGEDRQQALRTQTRQWWSQARALLEPLEQACAAAPTFAAQLAALREQAGALTGDAIWSGVQGHAAADLFAELEQAAPEGPQQSDIRSLPTLLDHILGGVSVRPVQGGHPRIAILGLIEAQLVQADLMILGGLNEGTWPGLPSPDPWLAPRIRRELGLPGLETRIGRAAHDFASALGAPHVLITRARRGSGGPAIASRFWLRLKAMAGPQWKSADRYAALAQALDRPARHQPSRRPAPVPPASVRPKLIPVTDVDRLKADPFAFYAKRILRLNRLDPVDADAGPAWRGTAVHEILQHWAEAGRRDPADLEARARAMFDRPDVHPLLKALWQPRLIEAIRWIAAEVTADQAAGRSILAVETDGRAEIAGVTLTGKADRIDRMPDGSLAIVDYKTGKPPSAKQVKAGYSLQLGLLGLIAEQGGFPAIGGASTAGCFEYWSLAKKNDAFGYRESPVDPMGKRDKIVTSSFTALVHEWFEKIAGDYLTGNAPFDAQVNPEVANYGDYDQLMRLEEWYGRDDV
- a CDS encoding inositol monophosphatase family protein, which produces MPIELNDDVVALMREVARDIVMPRFQNLRADEISEKAIDDFVTVADKESEIRLAEGLSRILPEAGIIGEEACEADPAILDRAGDGLNWIIDPIDGTGNFAAGRPPFGIMIALADAGTTLAGWILDPLTGRLCHATLGAGSYIDGQQVQARESGDPLPIAALAVYFMTPDERADIQRRAEGVFTLVDIPRCAAEQYPRLVLGQNDVSVFARTLPWDHAAGTLFLNEAGGCCQRLDGSPYVVGDLRRGLLGASSPRLWEAAAEVLFR
- the addA gene encoding double-strand break repair helicase AddA — its product is MAATMSRKTSALQPLAGSQARAASPDAHVWLSASAGTGKTHVLTARVFRLLLQGVRPENILCLTFTKAGAAEMADRIHDRLAAWVQMEEGELFEDLEALHEDSGPEARDRARRLFAEVLESTGGGLRIQTIHGFCQQLLTAFPLEADLPPGFRPLDQREQAALARQTLADLAVRAQDQGDDRLMEALQAISLRLGEGGAEQFLLRCAANLPALEQLPEDIAASLYRELGLPEGDVVAHLASQCDDAQFDMRTLAWIAQANADWGTSRALERCDRIARWRALNPRDRAEALNDLHAAWAKKDGDLISTKGWVPPVDGYGEASARLHSRCAELLNLKALAAYADLLAEGLHAGRAYARAYQEAKQLAGAVDFNDLIARTADLLSQPGIADWIRYKLDQRIDHIMVDEAQDTNVSQWQIVGALAAEFFAGEGAKGDRVRTIFTVGDFKQAIFGFQGTSPQAFAAAQIAFQRHAEDADHIFHDLSLERSFRSTPAVLDVVDQTIATLSAERLGLLSGNVQHISANRFPGEVLLWKPTIAGLSEDAEGEEDWAADQERLLAQNIARQIRQWIDDGMMLESRGRPVTAGDIMILVRRRSELARLIVARLYEEGVAVAGIDRLRLNAPLAVRDLLAALRFAVQPEDDLNLASLLVSPLIGWSQDDLMARAMNRRVGLWQHLTRTQNDELLAPLRALLNRADLTTPYRYLESILSGPMEGRRRLIERLGIEAADPIEELLNAALAFETDDHPSLQRFVDWFDRGEVEIVRDAAAQGDSLRLLTVHGAKGLQAPVVILADACLDPDAGTRSDSLEWNGLPILAPRKSERLGPIGQVLEEARAAEREEHWRLLYVALTRAEERLVVTGSLGPRARGMPQPESWFTAVENALIALGAEWEDDHLWGARRRWLGAETLPPRALQKAAAVEAASHAEPDWLRQPAPEEARPPRPLAPSAPVEDDVPYPPPTPAMRAASERGRWLHALFERLPDVSPEQRRERADRWLEQQGAADASLRHDVIAQALRVIEDSDFAALFAPGALAEAPVAAVVGDMVVSGTVDRLCIGPDRVQVVDFKTGRIAPLSVEEVPAAHVRQMAAYAAALQVIFPDRRIEAALLYTSAPRLITLPHDLLAAHKPGFPPAQENLPLSPVETDASPS